TAGCTAGTTTAATTGAAAAGCATCGGTATGTAGAGGATGTGAAGGATTTCTTGGAGGCTATAAAGTCAGAATACAAGATAGACTAGTTTCTTTAAGCTGCTGAAAAATAGTAGGAATTGAATGAGGGAATCACTGATTTAAATGATGTGCTTCGTTCAGTTGCTTATCCTTGTTCCAGTTAATTTCTATGAAAAATCTCTGCAAGCTCTTTCAGAATATGGTAGAATGGAAGCAGTAGAATTAGAAAAGGAAATCGATTATGAAATTTCTTGAATTAAATAAAAAACGTCATGCGACCAAGCATTTCACTGATAAGCCTGTGGATCCAAAAGATGTTCGTACTGCTATCGAAATCGCGACTTTGGCTCCAAGTGCCCACAATAGCCAGCCATGGAAGTTTGTGGTGGTTCGTGAAAAAAATGCTGAATTGGCAAAATTGGCTTATGGTTCGAACTTTGAGCAGATTTCGTCTGCGCCAGTGACCATTGCCTTGTTTACCGATACAGATCTGGCCAAACGTGCCCGCAAGATTGCCCGTGTTGGTGGTGCAAAGAATTTCTCAGAAGAGCAACTTCAATACTTCATGAAAAATTTGCCTGCTGAATATGCACGTTACAATGAGCAACAGATTAGTGACTACTTGGCCCTCAATGCTGGTTTGGTTGCCATGAACTTGGTTCTGGCTCTTACAGATCAAGGAATTGGTTCCAACATTATCCTTGGATTTGACAAATCAAAATCCAACGAAGTTTTGGACATTGAAGACCGTTTCCGCCCAGAACTCTTGATTACAGTGGGTTACACAGACGAAAAATTGGAACCAAGCTACCGCTTGCCAGTAGATGAAATCATCGAGAAAAGATAGAAGGAGATAATATGACAGTAATTGATTTTACAGCAGAAGTAGAAAAACGCAAAGAAGCCCTCTTGGCTGACCTATTCAGTC
This genomic interval from Streptococcus oralis subsp. tigurinus contains the following:
- a CDS encoding nitroreductase family protein; the protein is MKFLELNKKRHATKHFTDKPVDPKDVRTAIEIATLAPSAHNSQPWKFVVVREKNAELAKLAYGSNFEQISSAPVTIALFTDTDLAKRARKIARVGGAKNFSEEQLQYFMKNLPAEYARYNEQQISDYLALNAGLVAMNLVLALTDQGIGSNIILGFDKSKSNEVLDIEDRFRPELLITVGYTDEKLEPSYRLPVDEIIEKR